One window of Desulfitibacter sp. BRH_c19 genomic DNA carries:
- a CDS encoding 4-alpha-glucanotransferase (amylomaltase; acts to release glucose from maltodextrins) has protein sequence MPKLREGGILLHPTSLPSSYGIGDLGKESYLFLEFLKKCRLNIWQVLPLGPIGFGNSPYQSYSAFAGNPLLISIDLLADEGLLPRNVLDDYPSNLNMDKVDYSRVTKLKEQLFRIAFKEFKELPKPRDYFIFLSENRFWLNDYALFMAVKNYFNGAVWNKWEKSIAFREQKGIDYYSKLLMEEINYHIFMQYMFFSQWNLLKNYANTLGIKIFGDLPIFVSYDSSDVWSNSQFFDLDINGNPLHVAGVPPDYFSKTGQYWGNPLYRWDVMKKDNYAWWQKRFEILLKCVNIIRIDHFRGFEAYWQIPANEKTAVNGKWVSGPGEDFFSIIEKHLDKLPVIAEDLGFITSQVHKLRKRFHYPGMKILHFAFEGGEAEIIKALENYNMAIYTGTHDNDTTVGWYKHSLLTKPLVLKYLKEYFSINSSTNEVDICWKLIELAFMSKAKYIIIPLQDALSLDSTARMNFPGTVGDNWTWRFRKGELNDIIINKLANLSEQYISQNK, from the coding sequence ATGCCAAAATTAAGAGAAGGCGGTATTCTATTACATCCTACTAGCTTACCATCATCCTATGGGATAGGAGATTTAGGTAAAGAGTCTTACTTGTTTCTAGAGTTTCTAAAAAAATGCAGACTAAACATATGGCAAGTATTACCGCTAGGCCCTATTGGCTTCGGTAATTCACCATATCAATCCTATTCAGCATTTGCAGGCAACCCTCTCCTGATAAGTATTGACCTCTTAGCAGATGAAGGTCTACTTCCAAGAAATGTATTGGATGATTATCCATCAAATCTAAACATGGATAAGGTTGATTACTCTAGAGTTACAAAACTTAAGGAGCAGCTATTTAGAATAGCATTCAAAGAGTTTAAAGAACTACCAAAACCAAGAGATTACTTTATCTTTTTGTCAGAGAATAGATTTTGGTTAAATGATTATGCTCTTTTTATGGCAGTTAAAAACTATTTTAATGGAGCTGTATGGAATAAATGGGAAAAATCAATAGCTTTTAGGGAACAAAAGGGTATAGATTATTATAGTAAGTTATTAATGGAAGAGATAAACTATCATATATTTATGCAATATATGTTTTTCTCGCAGTGGAACTTATTAAAAAACTATGCCAACACATTAGGTATCAAGATATTTGGAGATTTACCAATTTTCGTATCATATGATAGTAGTGACGTATGGTCTAATTCCCAGTTCTTTGACTTGGATATTAATGGTAATCCACTCCATGTTGCAGGAGTGCCGCCTGATTATTTTAGTAAAACAGGTCAATACTGGGGAAATCCTTTATATAGATGGGATGTCATGAAGAAAGATAACTATGCCTGGTGGCAAAAAAGATTTGAAATCCTCCTGAAATGTGTAAATATAATTCGGATTGACCATTTCAGAGGCTTTGAGGCATATTGGCAAATTCCAGCTAATGAAAAAACAGCAGTAAATGGTAAATGGGTAAGTGGACCAGGAGAAGATTTTTTTTCAATAATTGAGAAACATCTAGACAAATTACCCGTTATTGCAGAAGACCTGGGCTTTATAACAAGCCAGGTACACAAACTTAGAAAACGATTTCATTATCCTGGAATGAAGATTTTGCATTTTGCATTTGAGGGTGGTGAAGCAGAAATAATTAAAGCTTTAGAAAACTATAATATGGCAATCTATACTGGTACACATGACAACGATACAACTGTTGGTTGGTATAAGCATAGCTTATTGACAAAACCTCTAGTACTGAAATATTTAAAAGAATACTTCAGTATTAATTCAAGCACTAATGAAGTAGATATATGTTGGAAACTAATTGAGTTAGCTTTCATGTCGAAAGCAAAGTATATTATTATTCCTTTGCAGGATGCTTTATCATTAGACAGTACTGCACGTATGAATTTTCCTGGAACAGTAGGCGATAACTGGACATGGAGATTTAGAAAAGGTGAACTTAATGATATTATAATAAATAAATTAGCTAACTTATCTGAACAATATATTTCACAAAATAAATAA